A portion of the Candidatus Pristimantibacillus lignocellulolyticus genome contains these proteins:
- a CDS encoding CpaF family protein — protein MIDDKVIYHIRNELRDSYAFSQALSDQELHKLIEDEVLKYSKQQIMSTTDKLLLVKAVFHSFRGLDILQPLLDDNSITEIMINSEHQIFVERHGNVEPAAIQFENRERLEDIIQQIVSSVNRVVNEASPIVDARLANGSRVNIVLPPIALRGPCVTIRKFPEQPLTMDTLMRMGALSEEAVNWLSFLVKAKYNIFIGGGTGSGKTTFLNALTQFIPSDERIITIEDAAELQITSIPNLVSLETRNVNTEGKGEIAIRDLIKASLRMRPNRIIVGEVRGKEALDMLQAMNTGHEGSMSTGHANNVKDMLSRLETMVLSAHDLPLTVVRSQICSAIDIMIHLTRFHDRSRGVLEISQIIGMQEGEIVIEKLFQHDISGHIQSERLIRSTNRLHRVDKLLLAGYREEELMYGSSS, from the coding sequence ATGATTGATGATAAGGTCATCTATCATATTCGCAATGAGTTAAGAGATAGTTATGCATTCTCACAAGCATTATCAGATCAAGAGTTACACAAATTAATTGAAGATGAGGTACTAAAGTATAGTAAGCAACAGATAATGTCTACTACTGATAAATTATTATTAGTTAAAGCAGTGTTTCATTCTTTTAGAGGGTTAGATATTTTACAGCCTTTACTAGATGATAATAGCATTACCGAAATAATGATCAATAGTGAGCATCAGATATTTGTAGAACGTCATGGTAATGTCGAACCTGCAGCTATTCAATTTGAAAATCGCGAGAGACTAGAAGATATTATTCAACAAATTGTATCTTCAGTTAATCGAGTGGTGAATGAAGCATCGCCAATTGTAGATGCAAGATTAGCTAATGGTTCACGTGTAAACATTGTACTTCCGCCTATTGCGTTACGTGGTCCTTGTGTAACGATTCGGAAATTTCCAGAGCAACCGTTAACAATGGATACACTAATGCGAATGGGAGCATTAAGTGAAGAGGCAGTGAATTGGTTAAGCTTTCTTGTGAAAGCGAAATATAATATTTTTATTGGTGGTGGTACTGGCTCAGGCAAAACAACATTTCTTAATGCGTTGACACAATTTATCCCTTCAGATGAACGCATTATTACGATAGAGGATGCTGCTGAGCTTCAAATTACGAGTATACCAAATCTCGTCTCATTGGAGACGAGAAATGTGAATACAGAAGGAAAAGGAGAAATCGCCATTCGTGATCTAATTAAAGCATCATTGCGAATGCGACCAAATCGAATAATTGTAGGCGAGGTTAGAGGTAAAGAAGCCCTTGATATGTTACAGGCGATGAACACCGGCCATGAAGGATCTATGTCTACTGGTCATGCGAATAACGTTAAGGACATGCTTTCACGCCTTGAGACAATGGTACTGAGTGCGCATGATCTTCCACTTACAGTCGTTAGAAGTCAAATATGTTCAGCAATAGATATTATGATTCACCTAACGAGATTTCATGATCGGAGCCGCGGTGTGCTTGAGATTAGTCAAATTATCGGAATGCAAGAGGGTGAAATAGTTATTGAGAAGCTATTTCAACATGATATATCAGGGCACATTCAGTCAGAACGATTAATACGTAGCACTAATCGTTTACATCGCGTAGATAAGCTACTACTAGCGGGCTACCGTGAAGAGGAGTTAATGTATGGAAGTAGTTCGTAA
- a CDS encoding type II secretion system F family protein, whose translation MEVVRKQSHLQHYDQYELSRNEVITCIMIWCALIGFVTFSFYQSLILSILLMPCSIYMLKFERIRLITKRKVRMKLQFKDLLLSLLSSLAAGRSLENCFQVAQEDMSLLYPNVQDELMLELSIINHKLSNGEILEKCLIDLAERVNIPEFSQFVESLQTCKRSGGDLLTVMRRTANMLSDQIEIDNEISVIIAQKKMEARMMMAAPFIFLQFLNATAQDYMQSLYSGLGYALMTVVLCLLILCFWFMNKLTQIKL comes from the coding sequence ATGGAAGTAGTTCGTAAGCAGTCACATTTACAACACTATGATCAGTATGAACTTAGTAGAAATGAAGTGATTACATGCATTATGATATGGTGTGCTCTTATTGGCTTTGTTACATTTAGTTTCTATCAATCTCTCATACTAAGTATTCTACTTATGCCATGTTCGATCTATATGCTGAAATTTGAAAGAATTCGACTTATTACGAAACGTAAAGTTCGTATGAAACTTCAATTCAAGGATTTACTACTTTCCCTCCTCTCCTCACTTGCAGCTGGCCGTTCACTTGAAAATTGTTTTCAAGTTGCCCAAGAAGACATGTCGCTCCTATACCCGAATGTACAAGATGAACTGATGCTTGAACTTAGCATTATTAATCATAAGCTGAGTAATGGCGAAATATTAGAAAAGTGTTTAATAGATTTGGCAGAGAGGGTCAATATTCCGGAATTTTCGCAATTCGTAGAATCATTACAAACATGCAAACGATCAGGTGGTGATCTACTCACTGTTATGCGTAGAACTGCAAATATGCTTAGTGATCAAATAGAGATCGATAATGAAATAAGTGTAATTATTGCTCAAAAGAAAATGGAAGCAAGAATGATGATGGCAGCTCCGTTTATCTTTTTGCAGTTTTTAAATGCAACAGCTCAAGATTATATGCAATCCCTATATAGTGGGCTTGGCTATGCACTAATGACAGTTGTATTATGTTTGTTGATTTTGTGCTTCTGGTTCATGAACAAACTAACTCAAATTAAGTTGTAG
- a CDS encoding globin: MANESTYNLMGGSDTIRNLVQAFYLKVLAHPELSPLFPTDILPVMERQYMFLTQFFGGPSLYTEEVGHPMMRARHLPFEINEARAQAWLQCMKEALTEVNISVELQAHVLERLSGPAYHFINSSD, translated from the coding sequence ATGGCCAATGAAAGTACCTACAATTTAATGGGTGGTTCGGATACCATTCGTAATTTGGTACAAGCATTTTATCTGAAAGTACTAGCCCATCCCGAGCTGAGCCCATTGTTCCCAACTGATATATTACCTGTGATGGAGAGGCAATATATGTTTTTGACTCAATTTTTTGGCGGGCCCTCTCTTTACACTGAAGAGGTTGGTCATCCAATGATGCGAGCAAGACATCTACCATTCGAAATCAATGAGGCTAGAGCTCAAGCTTGGTTACAATGTATGAAGGAAGCACTGACCGAAGTTAATATTTCTGTAGAATTACAGGCACACGTCCTTGAGAGATTATCTGGACCTGCATATCATTTTATTAACTCTTCTGACTAG
- a CDS encoding DUF2225 domain-containing protein → MDPLYISNTECPCCATIFEITRVRPSFKNPNRSDTDFCGYYKSGVNPDFYVVRICPACGYSFSENGVKLLSDEEKAIYFDQIGKHWVSEYFHGERTIQEALMAYKRALMIAQLMKAEHRLIAGLLHHIAWLYRYLEQEQDEQRFLQFALEQYIVVYENEENSEKNARLLYIIGELNKRTGQYNEAVKWFSRVVNDKSIMDAGMIRASREQWKDIGEILAQQRASNLS, encoded by the coding sequence GTGGATCCATTATATATTTCAAATACAGAATGCCCATGTTGTGCTACCATTTTCGAAATTACGAGAGTGAGACCGAGTTTCAAAAATCCGAATCGCTCAGACACTGATTTTTGTGGTTATTATAAAAGTGGTGTAAATCCTGATTTTTATGTAGTTCGTATTTGTCCTGCATGCGGATATTCATTTTCAGAAAACGGAGTCAAGCTATTATCTGATGAGGAAAAAGCAATTTACTTTGATCAAATCGGTAAGCATTGGGTTTCAGAATACTTCCATGGAGAGCGTACAATACAGGAGGCATTAATGGCATACAAACGGGCATTAATGATCGCTCAACTTATGAAAGCTGAACATCGCTTAATTGCCGGTTTGTTACATCATATTGCTTGGTTATATCGTTACTTGGAGCAAGAGCAAGATGAACAAAGATTTTTACAGTTTGCACTAGAGCAGTATATTGTTGTGTACGAGAATGAGGAAAATAGCGAGAAAAATGCTAGATTATTATACATTATCGGTGAATTGAATAAACGAACTGGGCAATATAACGAAGCCGTTAAATGGTTTTCACGCGTCGTTAACGATAAGTCAATAATGGATGCTGGTATGATTAGAGCAAGTCGTGAACAATGGAAAGATATCGGAGAAATATTAGCTCAGCAAAGAGCCAGTAACTTATCCTAA
- a CDS encoding stalk domain-containing protein, protein MIISSKRNIVILLVVSLFMALITYSGGETAAAETHHWKHYVEAQKLMGKGKYKEAIVHLVAANKQSKQAGYLRLLAEAYEKDGQFQNAANTYYEEAEIHRVLGEKSGDMNTYFAVLAMADALNTEIEIYIQDNIPIQSSTKLAKFEPENGMYIGAFIEKDSGVEDKKGLKFKAFNELSGKQHAVYFNYHRYGADFPHIWASQVKAEGGAIHLALQPESGLANVKDDESLRKFARDAQAAGVPVFLRFASEMNGSWVTWSGNPKLYIEKFRLVSKVMKEEAPNVAMVWSPAANPKRNINDYYPGDDYVDWIGLSIYSVKYFNGNVSTPADQVNPLDSLDYVYQEYSDRKPIMISEYGATHFSKAGNTTTTNFAITKMNMLYHGAKLKYPRLKGINWFSLNTLTDSHSADRSLNNFSLTENSSVLSAYKQMIKDPYYLNSVVGIDNTASKTPLKQSVTAIEDQAIRGSVTGIAWVKTYDPYIGKVVFAIDGKQVAQRNQYPYSFPLDTATLTKGSHKLQVTVYDSKGREASKKTVNFKVGNAVGDISEGQVKMYLNEKYVHTNKGKTELPVAPFVRDNRTLVPLRFISGVLGADVAWNGKAKSITIKGASTIVLTEGSKKGLVNGKEVKLDVAPINIQGTTFVPLRFVNENLGGNINFDSKEGSILVSAKAK, encoded by the coding sequence ATGATAATTTCATCAAAGAGAAATATTGTAATCTTATTAGTAGTGAGTTTGTTTATGGCATTAATAACTTATTCCGGTGGAGAGACTGCAGCGGCTGAAACACATCATTGGAAGCATTACGTAGAGGCTCAGAAACTCATGGGAAAAGGAAAATATAAAGAAGCAATCGTTCATCTAGTAGCTGCGAATAAGCAATCTAAGCAAGCAGGATATTTACGTCTTTTGGCAGAGGCTTATGAAAAAGATGGACAATTTCAAAATGCTGCTAATACATATTATGAAGAGGCAGAAATTCATCGAGTGTTAGGTGAAAAATCTGGTGATATGAATACTTATTTCGCAGTATTAGCGATGGCGGATGCCCTTAATACGGAAATAGAAATCTATATTCAAGATAATATTCCGATTCAGTCAAGTACTAAACTAGCGAAGTTTGAGCCGGAAAATGGGATGTACATTGGAGCGTTTATCGAGAAAGATAGTGGTGTTGAAGATAAAAAAGGATTGAAGTTCAAAGCATTTAATGAGCTATCTGGCAAACAGCATGCTGTATACTTTAATTATCATCGCTATGGTGCAGACTTCCCTCATATTTGGGCTAGTCAAGTTAAAGCGGAAGGTGGAGCAATTCATCTAGCGCTGCAGCCTGAATCAGGGTTAGCAAATGTCAAAGATGACGAATCCTTACGTAAATTCGCACGTGATGCTCAAGCGGCAGGAGTGCCAGTGTTTCTGCGATTTGCTTCTGAGATGAATGGAAGCTGGGTAACATGGAGTGGTAATCCGAAGCTCTATATTGAGAAATTCCGCCTAGTATCCAAAGTGATGAAAGAGGAAGCTCCTAATGTTGCAATGGTATGGTCGCCTGCTGCCAATCCAAAACGTAATATTAATGACTATTATCCCGGCGATGATTACGTTGATTGGATCGGTCTAAGTATTTATAGTGTGAAATACTTCAACGGTAATGTAAGTACGCCTGCTGACCAAGTTAATCCTCTGGATTCGTTAGATTACGTATATCAAGAGTACTCTGATCGTAAACCCATTATGATTAGTGAATATGGTGCAACTCATTTTAGTAAAGCGGGTAACACGACAACAACGAATTTTGCTATAACAAAAATGAATATGTTATATCATGGTGCAAAGCTGAAATATCCTCGCCTTAAAGGGATTAACTGGTTCAGTCTTAACACACTAACAGATTCGCATAGTGCAGACCGTAGTTTGAATAATTTCAGTTTAACAGAAAATAGTTCTGTACTAAGTGCATATAAGCAAATGATTAAAGACCCATATTATTTGAACTCTGTTGTAGGTATAGATAATACTGCTTCAAAAACTCCTTTGAAACAAAGCGTAACAGCTATCGAGGATCAAGCGATTAGAGGTTCTGTCACAGGAATTGCTTGGGTTAAAACGTACGATCCATATATCGGTAAAGTCGTATTTGCGATAGATGGCAAACAGGTTGCACAGCGTAATCAATATCCGTATAGCTTCCCGCTTGATACGGCTACATTAACAAAAGGTAGTCATAAGTTGCAAGTCACAGTATATGACTCCAAAGGCCGTGAAGCTTCTAAGAAAACAGTGAATTTTAAAGTTGGAAATGCTGTTGGAGATATCTCAGAAGGTCAAGTGAAAATGTACTTGAATGAGAAGTATGTTCATACAAACAAAGGTAAAACAGAACTACCAGTAGCACCGTTTGTACGAGATAATCGTACGTTAGTACCGCTTCGCTTTATTAGCGGGGTACTTGGAGCAGATGTAGCTTGGAATGGTAAAGCGAAGTCAATCACGATCAAAGGTGCATCAACGATTGTTTTAACTGAAGGTAGTAAAAAGGGACTTGTGAATGGTAAAGAAGTTAAGCTGGATGTAGCTCCGATTAACATTCAAGGAACTACATTTGTGCCACTTCGCTTTGTGAACGAGAATCTTGGTGGAAATATAAACTTTGATAGTAAAGAAGGTAGTATTCTAGTATCTGCAAAAGCAAAATAA
- the ylbJ gene encoding sporulation integral membrane protein YlbJ: MIKTMLHPLSITAYLATIILAFMIIFPNVTLDSALRGVAIWWEVLFPALFPFFVFSELMIGFGLVHFFGKILDPFMRPLFRLPGIGGFVITLGYISGYPVGARITAQLWDQGLLNRREGERLVAFTTSSDPIFLIGAVSIGFFHNSELALILAVSHYSGAFLIGLLMRFHDIKAEKLEQSELPHASTSSISNYRQSKLYTALLAMHQARLMDGRPFSVILQQAIQSALRLMIVVGGLVVFFSVVLGLLTEGHILHMLIITLQHIFQWFGISSSAAEAIVPGLFEVTLGAQQSSLISLSLQHQAAIAVAILSWGGLSVHAQVASLLSHTPIRYMPFLLSRLIHAILSVILLYILWGWLGPAA; this comes from the coding sequence ATGATCAAAACGATGCTTCATCCTCTTTCCATTACAGCCTATTTGGCTACAATAATATTAGCATTCATGATTATTTTCCCGAATGTAACTCTTGACTCAGCACTTCGAGGGGTTGCCATTTGGTGGGAAGTGTTATTTCCTGCTTTGTTTCCCTTTTTTGTATTTTCTGAATTGATGATCGGATTCGGCCTCGTTCACTTTTTCGGAAAAATACTCGATCCATTTATGCGTCCGTTATTTCGCTTACCAGGAATCGGTGGATTCGTTATTACGTTAGGCTATATTTCTGGCTATCCTGTTGGTGCGCGTATAACCGCTCAGTTATGGGATCAAGGTTTATTAAATCGTCGTGAAGGGGAACGTCTAGTCGCTTTCACAACTTCTTCTGACCCTATCTTTCTCATTGGTGCTGTATCCATTGGATTTTTCCATAATAGCGAGCTTGCACTTATATTAGCGGTGTCTCATTATAGTGGCGCTTTTCTCATTGGGTTATTAATGAGATTTCATGACATTAAGGCAGAGAAGCTTGAACAATCGGAGCTACCGCATGCTTCTACTTCAAGTATTTCCAATTATAGACAATCTAAACTATATACTGCATTACTAGCCATGCATCAAGCAAGACTTATGGATGGAAGACCATTTTCGGTCATTTTGCAACAAGCGATTCAATCTGCGCTTAGACTCATGATTGTCGTGGGTGGATTAGTGGTATTTTTTTCAGTTGTCCTTGGACTACTGACTGAAGGTCATATTCTACATATGTTGATTATTACACTTCAACATATCTTTCAATGGTTTGGAATTTCAAGCAGTGCAGCAGAAGCCATTGTCCCTGGATTATTTGAAGTCACGCTCGGCGCTCAACAATCTAGCCTAATTAGCTTGTCTTTGCAGCATCAAGCTGCCATTGCTGTTGCCATTCTGTCATGGGGTGGTTTATCTGTTCATGCACAAGTTGCTAGTTTACTTAGCCATACCCCCATTCGCTATATGCCCTTTTTATTATCGCGACTCATTCATGCTATACTGTCAGTAATACTTCTATATATACTTTGGGGTTGGCTTGGTCCAGCAGCATGA
- the ndk gene encoding nucleoside-diphosphate kinase, producing the protein MERTFVMIKPDGVARGLIGRIVTRFEEKGFVIAQAQLLYLSAEQAGVHYAHLKSKPFFGELVDYITSGPVFAMILEGHQAVQNARTLIGFTNPIEAQAGTIRGDYALIVDSNVIHGSDSVENAEIEIKRFFR; encoded by the coding sequence ATGGAAAGAACATTTGTTATGATTAAGCCTGATGGAGTTGCGAGAGGTCTAATTGGTCGAATTGTTACAAGATTCGAGGAGAAAGGGTTCGTTATTGCACAAGCTCAGTTGCTATACTTATCTGCGGAACAAGCAGGCGTTCACTATGCGCATTTAAAATCTAAACCATTCTTTGGTGAGTTAGTTGATTATATTACTTCTGGTCCAGTGTTTGCAATGATTTTGGAAGGTCATCAGGCGGTACAGAATGCTAGGACATTGATTGGTTTTACGAATCCAATCGAGGCGCAAGCAGGAACGATTCGTGGTGATTATGCACTGATCGTAGATAGTAATGTTATTCATGGTTCTGACTCTGTTGAAAATGCTGAAATAGAAATCAAACGATTTTTTAGATAA
- a CDS encoding YutD family protein has translation MALIHITGKSYELIIENRSGWNVEAFRNRYSEVLERYDYIVGDWGYNQLRLKGFFRDGHQKATKDSTFSYATDYINEYCNFGCAYFVLEKKIDVSTERNEEDIYIDELEIITDEPTNNEEKSVTVSSTGTEGKSSNQEHRRKPSHKSNDTGVEKYFEKSSEKSKQRNGNRQNLKVHAEDNSGAKTEGKKESRPDGKQKRKEHYYRKGNRSQDKKVKANKSQSEQLSTVSE, from the coding sequence ATGGCTTTAATTCATATCACAGGCAAATCATATGAATTAATTATCGAAAATCGTAGCGGTTGGAATGTCGAAGCTTTTCGTAATCGATACAGTGAAGTATTAGAACGATATGATTATATCGTTGGAGATTGGGGCTATAATCAGCTTAGACTTAAAGGTTTTTTTCGAGATGGCCATCAAAAAGCAACGAAAGATTCTACATTCTCCTATGCTACGGATTACATCAATGAATATTGTAATTTCGGTTGTGCATATTTTGTTTTAGAGAAAAAAATAGATGTATCAACTGAGCGAAATGAAGAAGATATTTATATTGATGAATTAGAAATTATTACTGATGAACCTACAAATAATGAAGAGAAATCTGTAACAGTGTCTTCAACAGGTACGGAGGGTAAATCTTCTAACCAAGAACATAGAAGAAAACCATCTCATAAATCGAATGATACTGGTGTGGAGAAATATTTTGAGAAGTCGAGTGAAAAGAGTAAGCAACGTAATGGCAACCGACAAAACTTGAAAGTTCATGCTGAAGATAATTCAGGTGCTAAGACGGAAGGGAAGAAGGAAAGTAGACCTGACGGTAAACAAAAGCGTAAAGAGCATTACTACCGTAAAGGAAACCGTTCCCAAGATAAAAAAGTAAAAGCCAATAAATCGCAGTCGGAGCAACTATCGACTGTATCAGAATAA
- a CDS encoding NAD kinase, which produces MKYAVIDRGDSLSKQLANQFIQHANSKGLQHNQQEPNIVISIGGDGTLLKAFHKYISQIDHISFVGVHTGHLGFYADWKADELELLLEKMCSIEPTIVKYPIANIELVTKSGTFHYSALNEFTLKSVDNTMVAQVNINGEQFEMFRGDGIVISTPSGSTAYNKSLGGSIVHPSIESLQITELASINNLVYRTLGSSVLLPKHHYCDIISMKQQRVQVSVDHVSTMFNDVVSIKCFVSDQKVQFARYRPFPFWNRVRNAFIGIDSIT; this is translated from the coding sequence TTGAAATACGCTGTTATTGACCGTGGAGATTCACTATCGAAGCAACTAGCTAATCAATTCATCCAACACGCCAACAGTAAAGGTCTTCAGCACAATCAACAAGAACCTAATATAGTGATATCTATCGGCGGAGATGGAACTCTGTTGAAAGCTTTCCATAAATACATTTCACAAATTGATCATATTTCTTTCGTTGGCGTTCATACTGGACATCTTGGTTTTTATGCTGATTGGAAAGCCGATGAACTTGAACTGTTATTAGAGAAAATGTGTAGCATTGAACCTACTATTGTGAAATACCCGATCGCCAATATTGAACTTGTTACAAAGTCTGGCACCTTTCATTATTCTGCACTAAATGAATTCACCTTGAAAAGTGTTGATAATACGATGGTTGCTCAAGTGAACATTAATGGGGAACAATTTGAAATGTTTCGTGGTGATGGGATTGTCATTTCTACCCCTTCAGGCAGTACGGCATATAATAAGAGCTTAGGTGGTTCAATTGTTCATCCTTCCATTGAATCTTTACAAATTACCGAACTTGCATCGATCAATAATCTCGTCTATCGCACATTAGGCTCTTCCGTATTATTACCTAAACATCATTATTGCGATATTATAAGTATGAAGCAACAGCGCGTTCAAGTAAGTGTTGATCATGTCAGCACGATGTTTAATGATGTTGTATCAATCAAATGCTTCGTTTCAGACCAAAAAGTTCAATTTGCACGATACCGTCCATTTCCATTCTGGAATCGAGTACGTAATGCTTTCATTGGTATAGATTCCATTACATGA
- a CDS encoding M3 family oligoendopeptidase — MKYAVKWELDSIYEGGSQSEQLKQEILSTENLIKQLHKDLASDQVDQLENIITQTDIVQQILLNVRQLDSFVSCLMAQDMFDKQAVILLDKVKNLSAAFTSVLTKFDNNLRNINDEQWERYLSHPDLQPVAYNLNERRELAKRQMSPELEALAADLAIDGYHGWGDFYNTIVSRTNFKVDEDTYLSAGQMANRLSEGDRTIRATAFDEWEKVWGEQADLCVDTINHLAGFRLKWYKNRDWQSFLDEPLQMNRMSEATLQAMWTAVEKGKKQLIPYFERKSKLLSVAKLDWHDVEAPLASASSTMSFDDAATFIIEQFGNFSPKMAQFAQYAFENHWIEAEDRPGKRPGGFCTSLPKSGETRIFMTYSGSASNVSTLAHELGHAYHQHVMNDMPALTQEYAMNVAETASTFAELIVSDQALKAAETVEEQLALVDDKIQRAIAFYMNIHARFIFETRFYEERAQGPVPTTRMNELMVEAQEEAFDGLLGQYHPHFWVAKLHFYLTDVPFYNFPYTFGYLFSAGIYKRALEQGEGFAQQYDALLQDTGRLTVEELAQKHLQVDLTKTDFWEEAAELVAEDVDLFLKLTDVTN; from the coding sequence ATGAAATATGCTGTGAAATGGGAATTGGATTCTATCTATGAAGGTGGTTCTCAATCCGAGCAGTTGAAGCAAGAAATATTGAGTACAGAGAATTTAATTAAGCAATTACATAAAGATCTAGCAAGCGATCAAGTTGATCAACTTGAAAATATAATCACTCAGACTGATATTGTTCAGCAAATATTGTTGAATGTACGTCAGTTAGACTCATTCGTATCATGTCTTATGGCACAGGATATGTTTGACAAGCAAGCAGTTATCTTATTAGACAAAGTGAAAAATTTAAGTGCAGCATTTACATCTGTTCTTACGAAGTTCGATAATAATCTTAGAAACATAAATGATGAGCAATGGGAGAGATATTTATCACATCCAGATCTACAACCCGTCGCTTATAATTTAAATGAGCGCAGGGAATTAGCAAAGCGCCAAATGTCTCCAGAGCTTGAAGCATTAGCTGCTGATCTAGCCATTGATGGCTATCATGGTTGGGGAGACTTCTATAACACTATCGTTTCTCGTACAAATTTCAAGGTGGATGAAGATACGTATTTATCTGCTGGTCAAATGGCCAATCGGTTATCTGAAGGTGATCGTACCATTCGTGCTACTGCTTTCGACGAATGGGAGAAAGTATGGGGAGAGCAAGCTGATCTATGTGTAGACACGATCAATCATCTCGCAGGATTTCGCTTGAAATGGTATAAAAATCGTGATTGGCAATCATTTCTTGATGAGCCTCTGCAGATGAATCGTATGAGTGAAGCTACGTTGCAAGCGATGTGGACTGCCGTAGAGAAGGGAAAGAAACAGCTAATCCCATACTTTGAACGCAAATCAAAACTGCTTTCAGTAGCTAAGCTTGACTGGCATGATGTGGAAGCCCCTTTAGCATCCGCGTCATCAACAATGAGTTTTGATGACGCCGCAACATTCATTATTGAACAGTTCGGAAACTTCAGTCCGAAAATGGCTCAGTTTGCACAATATGCATTCGAGAATCATTGGATTGAAGCGGAAGATCGTCCAGGAAAACGTCCAGGTGGATTCTGTACTTCATTGCCTAAAAGTGGTGAAACGAGAATATTTATGACGTATTCCGGTAGTGCATCTAATGTTTCTACACTTGCACATGAGTTAGGTCATGCATACCATCAGCATGTGATGAACGATATGCCTGCTTTAACACAAGAATATGCGATGAATGTCGCTGAGACAGCCTCTACATTTGCTGAGTTAATTGTGTCTGATCAAGCATTGAAAGCTGCTGAAACAGTAGAGGAGCAGTTAGCGCTAGTTGATGATAAAATCCAACGAGCAATTGCTTTCTATATGAATATTCATGCTCGCTTTATTTTCGAAACGAGATTCTATGAAGAGCGAGCACAAGGTCCTGTACCGACGACAAGAATGAATGAGTTAATGGTTGAGGCTCAAGAAGAAGCTTTTGATGGATTGCTTGGACAATACCACCCACATTTCTGGGTAGCCAAACTTCACTTCTATTTGACAGATGTACCGTTCTATAACTTCCCGTATACATTTGGATATTTGTTTAGCGCGGGAATATACAAGCGTGCATTAGAGCAAGGAGAAGGTTTTGCTCAGCAATATGATGCATTGCTTCAAGATACTGGTCGCTTAACTGTCGAGGAGTTGGCTCAAAAACATTTACAAGTTGATCTAACAAAAACTGATTTTTGGGAAGAGGCAGCAGAGCTTGTAGCTGAAGATGTCGACTTATTCTTGAAGCTTACCGATGTTACAAACTAG
- a CDS encoding YycC family protein, which translates to MLKQLSPETAMKLAQQLGIPIEQLVHTPRHIVLQKLAQLAQEEQKTEQQQASKESE; encoded by the coding sequence ATGCTCAAACAGCTATCCCCTGAAACAGCAATGAAACTTGCTCAACAACTTGGAATTCCAATTGAGCAACTTGTTCATACACCACGTCATATTGTTTTACAGAAGCTTGCTCAACTTGCGCAGGAAGAACAAAAAACTGAACAACAACAAGCTTCCAAGGAGTCAGAATAA